CGATCGCCTCGATCGTCTGCGGCATGACGCCGTCGTCGGCGGCGACCACGAGCACCACGATGTCCGTCACCTTGGCGCCGCGGGCGCGCATGGCGGTGAAGGCGGCGTGGCCGGGGGTGTCGATGAACGTGATCTTCTGACCGTTCATCTCGACCTGATAGGCGCCGATGTGCTGGGTGATGCCGCCGGCCTCGCCCGCGGCCACGTTGGCGTGGCGAAGCGCGTCGAGCAGCGAGGTCTTGCCGTGGTCGACGTGGCCCATGATGGTGACCACCGGCGGGCGCGACACGGTGTCGGCTTCGACGTCGGGCGCCGCGAACAGGCCTTCCTCGACGTCGGACTCCGAGACGCGCTTGACGGTGTGGCCCATCTCCGTCGCGATCAGCTCCGCCGTGTCGGCGTCGATCACGTCGTTGATCTTCAGCATCTGGCCCTGCTTCATCAGCAGGCGGATGACGTCGACCGCGCGCTCGGCCATGCGGTTGGCGAGCTCCTGGATGGTGATCGCCTCGGGCAGGATCACCTCGCGGAGCACCTTCTCGCGCGGACCGGACTGGGCGGCACGCTTCTCCTTCTCGCGGCGGCGACGGAGCGCGGCCAGCGAACGGGAGCGCTCGCCCTCGTCGTCGGTGAGGGCGGTGGTGATGGTCAGACGGCCCTTGCGGCGGTCCTCCTCGGTGCGCTTGACCGGGGCGGGCGCGGGCACGCGGGCCTTCTTTGTCGCGGGCGAGGCGACCTTGCCGCGCGGGGCCTCGTCGTCGTCGGTCGCGGCGGCCGGGGTGGCCGTGGCGGCACCCGGGGCGGGGGCGGCCGGCTTCGGGCGCGCCGGCATGACGAGCTCGATGGCGCCGGGGCGGCCGCGGGTCTCGTTGGTGCGCACGGTCGGCCCGGCCGTGGCGGCCGGCGTCGGCGCCGCGGCGGCGACGGGCGCGGCGGTCGGCTCGACCGCGGGCGCGGCCGGGGCGAGGGCGGCGAGGCGCGCGGCCTCCTCGGCGGCACGGGCGGCTTCCTCGGCGGCGCGGGCGGCGGCCGCGGCGGCCTCGATCTCGGCGCGGGCGGCGGCCTCGGCGGCGAGGCGCTCCTCCTCGACCCGGCGGATCGCGGCCTCTTCGGCACGGCGGCGCTCGTCGGCCTCGCGGGCGAGGGCCTCGCGCAGCGCCTGCTGGCGCGCGCCGATCTCGTCCTGGCTCAGGGAGCGCAGCACCATGTTGCCGGGGCCGGGACGGCGCTCGGACGGACGGGCCTGCTGCTGCGGCGCGGATCCGCCGGACGGCGGCGCCTCGCGGCGCGGCTGGAGGCCTTCGGCCACGCGGGCGGCAGGGGCCGGCGCCGGCGCAGGGGCCGGCCCGTCGCCGGGCATGCGCGACTTCTTCTTCTCCACGACGACGGCCTTGGTGCGGCCGTGGCTGAAGCTCTGGCGCACCGTGCCCTGTTCGACCGTGCGGCGCCCGAGCGACAGCGTCCCCTTCTTCTGGGAAGCGGACAGGGACTTGTCGTCGGTGTTCTTCGTATCGCTCATACCGTGCTCTATCCTCGCCGGCCGAAACGGCGATCCGACGGCCCTCGGGGGCCGGATCGCCGAATGACCTATCCCTTGCGGTCCCCTCGTCCGAGGTCCGCCATCCAGTCCACATCCGGCGACCCGCCCCTGTAACGGGCGAGCGCGGCGGCGTTTCTCAGGAAGCTGGTGCTCACCCCGCCGGCGAGCAGTGCAGCATGTATCACATTTGTCCCGCCCAATGCCAAATCCAAATCGGCACCGCGGAACAATCCGGCGACGACGTGCGGCACGGCCACAGGGGGGAGCGGGTCGCGCGTCTCGGCGGCGCCCTCGTCCCTCATGTCGGTGTCGCCGGCCCCTTCGTCCAGGGTGGCGCGGCCGACTTTCGCGTCCGTGTCGTCGTCTTCGTCGTCGAAATCGTCGTCGGCGGCGTCGTCCAGGTCGTCGCCGGCGTCGGCGCGCAACCGGCGCCGGATCGCCTGGGCGACCTTGCGGCGGCCGTCGTCGCGGGCCTCCTCGGCGTGGATCACCGCCACCACCTTGTCGCGCCCGAGCGCCGCCGTGACCTTGCCGAAGCCGGTCACCACGCGGCCCGCCTTGCGCGCCATCGACAGCGACGACAGCGCCACCTCCGCGAGCAGGCGGTCGACCAGGTCCGGCAGGCCGGGGTCGACCGTCGCCTCGGCCTTGAAGCCGCGGGCGAACAGCTTGCGGCGCACCGCTTCGGCGACCATGTCGCGGCGCGCGGTCACCCACACGCCGCGGCCCGGCAGCTTGCCGCGCACGTCCGGCACCACGGCGCCGTCGGGCGCGCGCACGAAGCGCAGCAGCCCCTCGGGCGGCTGCGCCGTGCGCGTCACCACGCAGGTGCGCTCGGCGGTGTCGGGCCGGTCGGCCATCTCTGCTCCCACGCGTCCGTGTCGTCGAGGACCGGGGCCGGTCAGGCCTCGGCCACCTCCTCGCCCTCGGTCTCGCCGCCCTCGCCCTCGTCC
This genomic interval from Oharaeibacter diazotrophicus contains the following:
- the infB gene encoding translation initiation factor IF-2 is translated as MSDTKNTDDKSLSASQKKGTLSLGRRTVEQGTVRQSFSHGRTKAVVVEKKKSRMPGDGPAPAPAPAPAARVAEGLQPRREAPPSGGSAPQQQARPSERRPGPGNMVLRSLSQDEIGARQQALREALAREADERRRAEEAAIRRVEEERLAAEAAARAEIEAAAAAARAAEEAARAAEEAARLAALAPAAPAVEPTAAPVAAAAPTPAATAGPTVRTNETRGRPGAIELVMPARPKPAAPAPGAATATPAAATDDDEAPRGKVASPATKKARVPAPAPVKRTEEDRRKGRLTITTALTDDEGERSRSLAALRRRREKEKRAAQSGPREKVLREVILPEAITIQELANRMAERAVDVIRLLMKQGQMLKINDVIDADTAELIATEMGHTVKRVSESDVEEGLFAAPDVEADTVSRPPVVTIMGHVDHGKTSLLDALRHANVAAGEAGGITQHIGAYQVEMNGQKITFIDTPGHAAFTAMRARGAKVTDIVVLVVAADDGVMPQTIEAIAHAKAAGVPLIVAINKIDKPDAKPDRVRQELLRYEVQVESMGGDVLEIEVSATKRMNLDKLLEAILLQSEVLELKANPDRAAEGIVVEAKLDKGRGPVASVLVERGTLKVGDIVVAGSEWGRVRALLDDHGANIQSAAPSTPVEVLGFQGTPDAGDRVAVVENEARAREITEYRVRQKRENSQKRLAGARGSLEQMMNKLQTAAGRKEFPLVVKTDVQGSLEAIIGALEKVGNDEVSARIIHGGVGGVTESDVSLAEASEAAIIGFNVRANAQARSAAERAGIEIRYYNIIYNLVDDVKAAMSGLLAPERRETFLGNAEILEIFNITKVGKVAGCRVVEGVVERGASVRLIRDNVVIHEGKLGTLKRFKDDVKEVHAGQECGMNFENYQDMRAGDVIECFRVEEVARTL
- a CDS encoding RNA-binding protein, which produces MADRPDTAERTCVVTRTAQPPEGLLRFVRAPDGAVVPDVRGKLPGRGVWVTARRDMVAEAVRRKLFARGFKAEATVDPGLPDLVDRLLAEVALSSLSMARKAGRVVTGFGKVTAALGRDKVVAVIHAEEARDDGRRKVAQAIRRRLRADAGDDLDDAADDDFDDEDDDTDAKVGRATLDEGAGDTDMRDEGAAETRDPLPPVAVPHVVAGLFRGADLDLALGGTNVIHAALLAGGVSTSFLRNAAALARYRGGSPDVDWMADLGRGDRKG